The genomic stretch GGAAGTAAGAGGCGCCTTCCACTTGATCGATGTGCTTTGAATGTGTCGACAACAGCATTTCCAAGCTTAATAACTCTTCTTGCGTAATGTGTCGTGCTGCAAGTCGTGCTGCCATGCCTTCCAGAGCTTCGCGCACCGAATACAGTTCAATCAGCTTGGCTGGAGAGAAGGTCGTGACTCTTGCACCAACATGAGGAATACGCTCAATCAATCCAAGCCCTTCCAAACGCATTAATGCTTCGCGTAGCGGACCGCGGCTGACTTGGTATTTCCTTGCTAGCTCAGGCTCCGAGATTTTGCTACCCGGTTCCACATCACCATTTACGATCACTTCAATCAATGTTTCTGTCAGCGTTTCGGACTTGGTGTGTTCTTTCTCAGAACCCAGTACTTTGTAACGAGCTTTCAACTCAGAGTTCATATTCAGGCACTCACTTAATCGACATCAAAGTGTCTACAATTTCTTAACCTGAATTTAAAATAGACGATCAAAGTGTCGACAATCAAGTAAATTGTCGACAATTTAGACTAAGGTCGTAGTTTGAAATGGACGAATTTGGGAAGATTTAATGATTTACAGAGGTTTTTTGTAATGGAAAGAAACAATTGTCGACAACTATAAACACTCTAATTTATTGATAATTAAAGAAAGACGTATAATTGCCGAGCAAAAAAATCGAGAGCCGCTACTCTTTTGGCACAAATTGGTCGTAGACTTCCTGCGCTGTCATTTTTTTAGAATGAGGATTGAGCTCGTAGTAACCCGGCTTTTCATCAGTAAAGATTTCTAGCGTCAACTTAAAATCAGGATTATCGAATAAGCCAGCAGAAAGGATGTATTCGTTGGTTGGCAAGAGATGGTAAAACAAGTTCGTCCCACACTCGCCGCAAAAACCTCGGACTGCCCAATCTGAAGACTGATAACGTTTTGGCTCTGCACCTTTAAATGTGACTTCTGGGCCACAATGCACGGCATGAAGTGCCCCACTCGACCATTTTCGACACATTGAGCAGTGACACAGACTCACTTCATTCTTGGGTTCTGCGATAACTTCGATTGCACCGCACAAACATGTTCCTTTCATTCCTCTTTCCTTATTCATTTGTTGTCGCCCTATTATGGCCTACCGATAAGCAAATCCGCGTGACCTATCCCCTGTTTCTCGTCGTGAACTTTATGAACAAAATAGCCGCAATGCTCAATATTCTCTTTATC from Vibrio parahaemolyticus encodes the following:
- a CDS encoding GFA family protein translates to MKGTCLCGAIEVIAEPKNEVSLCHCSMCRKWSSGALHAVHCGPEVTFKGAEPKRYQSSDWAVRGFCGECGTNLFYHLLPTNEYILSAGLFDNPDFKLTLEIFTDEKPGYYELNPHSKKMTAQEVYDQFVPKE
- a CDS encoding GntR family transcriptional regulator, with the protein product MNSELKARYKVLGSEKEHTKSETLTETLIEVIVNGDVEPGSKISEPELARKYQVSRGPLREALMRLEGLGLIERIPHVGARVTTFSPAKLIELYSVREALEGMAARLAARHITQEELLSLEMLLSTHSKHIDQVEGASYFHQHGDFDFHYRIIQASRNSKLISLLCDELYHLLRMYRYQSPRAQSRPNEALTEHKFILEAIRNRDEELAEMLMRRHISGSRKLIQSQIIHTESLDKD